From one Paeniglutamicibacter psychrophenolicus genomic stretch:
- a CDS encoding ABC transporter permease, with the protein MKRPRAAAPGAAGAGRLSFPGVLRSEFIKFFSLPSTMILILSTFVVMVGIAALGVWGVGASLQAMAAQPEMAAEMGDITVLAASLPGSGMIVAQLIIGALAVMVMSSEFATGSARSTFVATPTRQPVLWAKTLMVAVVSALVALASLLAAFLVSRPIAENYDLPLDFASEVYQRNLWFGVLYVVMVSLIGLALGTLLKNSAGGIVVLAALFFVLPIVVDGLSGFVSWLADAARFLPDHAGSALMQMPGAEGALEPWASGLVVGAWIIVPLVAAALLLQRRDI; encoded by the coding sequence ATGAAACGGCCTCGTGCTGCAGCACCCGGGGCCGCCGGGGCCGGAAGGCTCAGCTTCCCCGGAGTGCTGCGCAGCGAATTCATCAAGTTCTTCTCGCTGCCCTCCACCATGATCCTGATCCTGTCCACCTTCGTGGTCATGGTGGGGATCGCCGCGCTCGGCGTCTGGGGCGTCGGCGCCTCCCTGCAGGCGATGGCTGCCCAGCCGGAGATGGCCGCCGAGATGGGGGACATCACCGTGCTCGCCGCCTCGCTGCCGGGCAGCGGAATGATCGTTGCCCAGTTGATCATCGGCGCCCTGGCCGTGATGGTGATGAGCTCCGAATTCGCGACGGGCTCGGCGCGCTCCACCTTCGTGGCCACGCCCACCCGGCAGCCGGTGCTCTGGGCCAAGACCCTGATGGTCGCCGTCGTTTCGGCGCTCGTTGCCCTCGCCTCGCTCCTGGCGGCGTTCCTGGTGTCCAGGCCGATCGCCGAGAACTACGACCTGCCGCTGGACTTCGCCTCCGAGGTGTATCAGCGCAACCTCTGGTTCGGGGTGCTCTATGTGGTGATGGTGTCGTTGATCGGCCTGGCCCTGGGGACGCTGCTGAAGAACTCGGCCGGCGGCATCGTGGTGCTCGCTGCGCTGTTCTTCGTGCTTCCCATCGTCGTGGACGGGCTGTCGGGCTTCGTGTCCTGGCTGGCCGACGCCGCCCGCTTCCTGCCGGACCATGCCGGAAGCGCGCTGATGCAAATGCCGGGTGCCGAGGGCGCACTGGAGCCTTGGGCCTCCGGACTCGTGGTTGGCGCCTGGATCATCGTCCCGCTGGTCGCCGCCGCCCTGTTGCTGCAACGCCGCGACATCTAG
- a CDS encoding CGNR zinc finger domain-containing protein produces MRSMSRIPFPTAPGADDHPSLALVNSAVTLPGGHEADELGSPAEATAWLVGHRLVPAETTLLAYCQGQLTTLRGNLRAIFTARVAGTAPEPEAVEGVNRALVKVPSALLLHFDDDSGLHRVPRHPVTQLVEHAMAQIAEDAAALLTGGQAGMVAQCESEPCDRFFLRTHARRCWCSTRCGDRVRAARAYARKLERAQAG; encoded by the coding sequence ATGAGATCTATGTCAAGGATTCCGTTTCCCACCGCTCCCGGCGCCGACGACCACCCGAGCCTCGCCCTGGTCAATAGCGCTGTGACCCTCCCCGGCGGGCATGAGGCGGACGAGCTGGGAAGCCCGGCCGAGGCCACCGCATGGCTCGTTGGCCACCGCCTGGTTCCTGCCGAAACCACCCTGCTCGCCTATTGCCAGGGCCAGCTCACGACACTGCGCGGCAATTTGCGCGCCATCTTCACTGCCCGGGTGGCCGGCACCGCTCCCGAGCCGGAGGCCGTGGAAGGCGTGAATCGGGCGCTGGTGAAGGTCCCCAGTGCACTGCTGCTGCACTTCGACGACGACAGCGGACTGCACCGGGTCCCGCGGCACCCGGTGACCCAGCTGGTCGAACACGCCATGGCCCAGATCGCGGAGGATGCGGCCGCATTGCTGACCGGAGGCCAGGCCGGCATGGTCGCGCAGTGCGAATCCGAGCCCTGCGACCGGTTCTTCCTGCGAACGCACGCCCGTCGATGCTGGTGCTCCACCCGCTGCGGCGACCGTGTGCGGGCGGCCCGGGCCTACGCCCGCAAGTTGGAACGGGCCCAGGCCGGCTGA
- a CDS encoding CPBP family intramembrane glutamic endopeptidase, which yields MNTIPPPYPPPAHGPQPGAHPAYWGPVVPAPAPIPAEPLEYHRLARTYGAYRWWKPLMVGLIALGLYVGLMLLAGIVFVFVALGNPELEASMDAVVMDTTNIDMSDPAVFMLSMATLIVMLPVILLATRMMNVQKVGSLTSVTGRMRWGWLGQCMVVALAVLALSFGLSFALDAVAGHGFAPDFNAPDMWMMLALTLLLVPFQATAEEYVFRGYLMQLIGGWLRHPAFAILLPIPLFMAGHMYDIYGQLDVGFFALAAGWLAWRTGGLEAAIALHVVNNSVIFGLGAIGLVDVSATESDLPSLIASIITTSVFVLVIVKLANRRNIQRRSVPPAPTPAPASPGPWAQPGPWDAPPAH from the coding sequence ATGAACACCATTCCACCGCCGTACCCGCCGCCGGCGCACGGCCCGCAGCCCGGAGCCCACCCCGCCTACTGGGGTCCGGTGGTCCCGGCCCCGGCACCCATCCCGGCCGAACCGCTGGAGTACCACCGGCTGGCCCGCACCTATGGCGCCTATCGCTGGTGGAAGCCGCTCATGGTGGGGCTCATCGCCCTGGGCCTGTACGTGGGCCTCATGCTGCTGGCGGGGATCGTTTTCGTTTTCGTCGCGCTCGGCAATCCGGAGCTGGAGGCCTCCATGGATGCGGTCGTCATGGACACGACCAACATCGACATGTCCGACCCGGCCGTCTTCATGCTCTCCATGGCCACCCTGATCGTGATGCTGCCGGTGATCCTGTTGGCCACCCGGATGATGAACGTGCAGAAGGTCGGCTCGCTGACCTCGGTCACCGGGCGCATGCGCTGGGGCTGGCTGGGCCAATGCATGGTCGTGGCCCTGGCGGTCCTGGCACTGAGCTTCGGGCTCTCCTTCGCACTGGATGCCGTGGCGGGGCACGGCTTCGCACCGGACTTCAACGCACCGGACATGTGGATGATGCTGGCCCTGACCTTGCTCCTGGTTCCGTTCCAGGCCACGGCCGAGGAGTACGTGTTCCGCGGCTACCTGATGCAGCTGATCGGCGGCTGGCTGCGCCACCCCGCCTTCGCGATCCTGCTGCCCATCCCGTTGTTCATGGCCGGGCACATGTACGACATCTACGGGCAGCTGGATGTTGGCTTCTTTGCCCTGGCCGCGGGCTGGCTGGCCTGGCGCACCGGCGGGCTGGAGGCGGCCATCGCGCTGCACGTGGTGAACAACTCCGTGATCTTCGGCTTGGGTGCCATCGGGCTGGTCGATGTCAGCGCCACCGAAAGCGACCTGCCAAGCCTGATCGCCTCGATCATCACCACCTCGGTGTTCGTCCTGGTCATCGTGAAGCTGGCGAACAGGCGCAACATCCAGCGCCGGTCCGTTCCGCCGGCGCCAACACCCGCACCCGCTTCCCCCGGACCCTGGGCGCAGCCCGGGCCGTGGGACGCACCGCCGGCGCACTGA
- a CDS encoding SGNH/GDSL hydrolase family protein, which produces MARRKNRQGTAVLVLLSLCATLVITGCQAVGPAAPSPASPSALPSPVRNVVVIGDSLSTGFGTGPQHAWPNLIATSPRDGAVPLEIHNAAQNGSGYLNLGLTGTTFAWQVEQAVTPKADLVMFFGSVNDLRHDPADLAPVIAEIYASARQQAPHATFLVVGPPAYSARPETRRLALRDVLERAAHAVGARFVDPIAEGWLVEDLDRFVGPDGLHPSVAGNHHLRDKMEPLMLEALRAKSAAES; this is translated from the coding sequence ATGGCCCGGCGAAAGAACCGGCAAGGCACGGCAGTCCTTGTCCTGCTGTCCCTGTGCGCGACGTTGGTCATCACCGGCTGCCAGGCGGTCGGTCCCGCCGCACCGTCCCCTGCAAGCCCCTCGGCCTTGCCGTCACCCGTGCGCAACGTGGTGGTCATTGGAGATTCGCTGAGCACCGGCTTTGGCACCGGCCCGCAGCACGCGTGGCCGAACCTCATCGCCACCTCGCCCCGGGACGGCGCTGTGCCGCTGGAGATCCACAATGCCGCACAAAACGGAAGCGGCTACCTGAACCTCGGCCTCACCGGCACCACCTTCGCATGGCAGGTGGAGCAGGCGGTGACGCCGAAGGCCGACCTCGTGATGTTCTTCGGCTCGGTCAACGACCTGCGCCACGATCCGGCGGACCTGGCTCCGGTCATCGCCGAAATCTACGCCTCCGCCCGGCAGCAGGCCCCGCATGCCACCTTCCTGGTGGTCGGGCCGCCGGCCTACAGCGCCCGCCCCGAGACCAGGCGCCTGGCCCTGCGGGACGTTCTCGAGCGGGCTGCGCATGCAGTCGGGGCCCGTTTCGTCGATCCCATCGCCGAGGGCTGGCTCGTCGAGGACCTCGACCGGTTCGTGGGACCGGACGGACTGCATCCCTCGGTGGCGGGAAACCACCACCTGCGGGACAAGATGGAGCCGCTCATGCTGGAGGCGCTGCGCGCGAAGTCGGCCGCGGAAAGCTAG
- a CDS encoding sensor histidine kinase: MSENTAPLASGDPEASFAEISAQRIGPLRALMRRRPVLVDTSVVLLYFLLTIVSLVESVLSEHWATTGLLTITGAWLYFRRRWPMFVLIMVVLFDSAATLLDSSYFGGSAGLWIALYAASTKYAARRMFALTALITALQGLIFVIIGLPAMFTDSAEDQAALAEIGGRNLTITLSLAFLLGSNAAAVAIGAAVRNHRLHEAELDNWAKRVQTLAQVRERTRIAREMHDVVAHSLSVMIALSDGAAVVLKRDPVRAAEVLAELSGTGRRALGDMRRVIGVLRTGDGASLEPQPAGGSLEEMLAGFRVAGLPLRYSTSGPALPDDATFQLTVHRIIQESLTNVLRYGRNVTAVEVSVARVQQDVTVRIHDDGTHQEARRELVGSAQGIRGMKERAALFDGTLYAGPAPAGGWSVLAKLKLPHPTRCPEKTPGGTGTQTEPKTQHQGS; this comes from the coding sequence ATGAGTGAAAACACGGCGCCGCTCGCCTCCGGGGACCCGGAGGCGAGCTTTGCCGAGATCTCGGCACAACGCATCGGCCCGCTGCGCGCCCTCATGCGCCGCCGCCCGGTGCTGGTCGACACCTCGGTGGTGCTGCTGTACTTCCTGCTGACCATCGTGAGCCTGGTCGAATCGGTGCTCTCGGAGCATTGGGCCACCACCGGCCTGTTGACGATCACCGGAGCCTGGCTGTACTTCCGGCGCCGCTGGCCGATGTTCGTGCTGATCATGGTGGTGCTCTTCGACTCGGCCGCAACGCTGCTGGATTCCTCGTATTTCGGCGGTAGCGCCGGGTTGTGGATCGCGCTCTATGCCGCCTCCACCAAATATGCCGCTAGGCGCATGTTCGCGTTGACTGCCCTGATCACCGCGCTGCAGGGGCTGATCTTCGTGATCATCGGCCTGCCGGCGATGTTCACGGATTCCGCAGAGGACCAGGCCGCGCTGGCGGAAATCGGCGGGCGGAACCTGACCATCACGCTTTCCCTGGCCTTCCTGCTGGGGTCCAATGCCGCGGCCGTGGCGATCGGTGCGGCGGTGCGCAACCACCGGCTGCACGAGGCCGAGCTGGACAACTGGGCCAAGCGTGTCCAGACCCTGGCCCAGGTGCGCGAACGCACCCGCATCGCCCGCGAGATGCACGACGTGGTCGCGCACTCGCTCTCGGTGATGATCGCACTGTCCGACGGGGCGGCGGTGGTGCTCAAGCGCGATCCCGTCCGTGCCGCGGAGGTGCTGGCGGAACTCTCCGGCACCGGGCGGCGCGCGCTGGGGGACATGCGACGGGTCATCGGGGTGCTGCGCACCGGGGACGGGGCGTCCCTGGAACCGCAACCCGCCGGAGGGTCGCTGGAGGAAATGCTCGCCGGGTTCAGGGTGGCCGGTCTGCCGCTGCGCTATTCCACCTCGGGCCCGGCGCTGCCGGACGACGCCACCTTCCAGCTGACCGTCCACCGCATCATCCAGGAATCGCTGACCAACGTGCTGCGCTACGGACGCAACGTCACCGCGGTCGAGGTGTCGGTGGCACGGGTGCAGCAGGACGTCACGGTGCGCATCCACGACGACGGCACGCACCAGGAGGCACGCCGCGAACTGGTCGGATCCGCCCAGGGCATCCGCGGCATGAAGGAACGCGCCGCGCTCTTCGACGGCACGCTGTACGCCGGGCCCGCCCCCGCCGGCGGCTGGAGCGTGCTGGCCAAACTCAAGCTGCCGCACCCGACCCGCTGCCCCGAAAAAACGCCCGGGGGCACCGGCACCCAAACCGAACCCAAGACCCAACACCAAGGATCGTGA
- a CDS encoding response regulator — translation MGNVVEVIRIVLVDDENLVRAGLRMILESDPRIEVVGECADGRAAVSLVASLAPDLVLMDIRMPVMDGLSASEAILRASPGQKILVLTTFNTDEMVLTALKMGASGFLLKDTPPADLMNAINQVAAGRTMLSESVTKQLISVAGSRPESSRRNLALEKLGVLTGREREIAVAMARGHSNQEIAQKLFISLATVKTHIGRVLEKLGMDNRVQVALCVFESEVR, via the coding sequence GTGGGGAACGTAGTCGAAGTGATCCGGATCGTGCTGGTCGATGACGAGAACCTGGTCCGTGCCGGGCTGCGCATGATCCTGGAGTCAGATCCGCGCATCGAGGTCGTTGGAGAATGCGCCGACGGCCGGGCGGCGGTGTCCCTGGTGGCCTCGCTGGCGCCGGACCTGGTCCTGATGGACATCCGGATGCCCGTCATGGACGGGCTGAGCGCCAGCGAGGCGATCCTGCGGGCCAGTCCCGGCCAAAAGATCCTGGTCCTGACCACGTTCAACACCGATGAGATGGTCCTGACCGCGCTGAAGATGGGTGCCAGCGGATTCCTGCTCAAGGACACCCCGCCGGCCGACCTCATGAACGCCATCAACCAGGTGGCCGCCGGGCGGACCATGCTCTCCGAATCGGTCACCAAGCAGCTGATCTCGGTGGCCGGTTCGCGCCCGGAGAGCTCGCGGCGCAACCTGGCCCTGGAGAAACTGGGCGTGCTCACCGGGCGGGAACGGGAGATCGCGGTGGCGATGGCCCGCGGCCACTCCAACCAGGAGATCGCGCAGAAGCTGTTCATCTCGCTGGCGACCGTGAAAACCCACATTGGCCGGGTGCTGGAGAAGCTGGGCATGGACAACCGCGTCCAGGTGGCGCTGTGCGTCTTCGAATCAGAAGTCCGCTAA
- a CDS encoding sensor histidine kinase has protein sequence MTTVNAAPAKASMLRAILAHSWRLALGLLLGFLGFGMVYEGYSPDNPADVDAVGLVIGLDILCGLAAFVLYPFRHRFPVPVVAALVLLSIPSAFAAGITMMGVVSLATRRKPWEIAGICALFVGSMLVGERLAATLLIPVGEALAWWETVLAALVLITVMVLSGMYIGGRRQLAASQREQLHSAQREREAQIHAAKADERTRIAREMHDVLAHRLSLVALHSGALEYRSDLTPEETRQTAGVIRENSHLALGELREVLGMLRDPNTLREDESARPQPTLDQLEQILADSRAAGTAVNLELEPETRQRLGTLPQSTGRHLYRIIQEVLTNARRHAPREEIRLQIGGGERLYLRTSNRLAVGQRDASGTGNLPGSGMGLTGLAERVRLAGGELLIEPENQGEFVLKVWLPWGT, from the coding sequence ATGACCACAGTGAATGCAGCTCCAGCCAAGGCATCGATGCTGCGCGCAATCCTCGCGCATTCGTGGCGGCTGGCTCTGGGGCTGCTGTTGGGGTTCCTGGGTTTCGGGATGGTCTACGAGGGGTATTCCCCCGACAACCCCGCGGACGTGGACGCGGTGGGGCTCGTGATCGGGTTGGACATCCTCTGCGGGCTGGCGGCATTCGTGCTGTACCCGTTCCGCCACCGATTCCCCGTGCCCGTGGTGGCGGCCCTCGTGCTCCTTTCCATCCCCTCCGCATTCGCCGCCGGCATCACCATGATGGGGGTGGTGTCCCTGGCCACCCGGCGCAAGCCGTGGGAAATTGCGGGGATCTGCGCATTGTTTGTCGGTTCGATGCTGGTCGGCGAACGCCTGGCCGCAACGTTGCTGATTCCGGTGGGCGAGGCCCTGGCCTGGTGGGAAACCGTCCTCGCAGCCCTGGTGCTGATCACCGTCATGGTGCTCAGCGGCATGTACATCGGGGGACGGCGGCAACTGGCGGCTTCGCAGCGCGAGCAGCTGCACAGTGCCCAGCGGGAGCGGGAGGCGCAGATCCACGCGGCCAAGGCCGACGAGCGCACCCGCATTGCCCGGGAGATGCATGACGTCCTGGCGCACCGGCTCTCGCTGGTTGCCCTGCATTCCGGGGCCCTGGAATACCGCAGCGACCTCACGCCGGAGGAAACCCGGCAAACCGCAGGCGTCATCCGCGAGAACTCGCACCTGGCCCTGGGCGAGCTGCGCGAGGTGCTGGGCATGTTGCGCGACCCCAACACGCTGCGCGAGGACGAATCGGCCAGGCCGCAACCCACGCTGGACCAGCTGGAACAGATCCTGGCCGACAGCCGGGCAGCCGGCACCGCAGTCAACCTCGAGCTGGAGCCCGAAACCCGCCAACGGCTGGGAACCCTGCCGCAGAGCACCGGACGCCACCTGTACCGGATCATCCAGGAGGTGCTGACCAACGCCCGCCGCCACGCGCCCCGGGAAGAGATCAGGCTTCAGATCGGCGGCGGAGAGAGGCTGTACCTGCGGACATCCAACAGGCTGGCCGTCGGGCAGCGGGACGCTTCCGGGACGGGGAACCTGCCCGGATCGGGCATGGGGTTGACCGGCCTGGCCGAGCGGGTCCGGCTGGCCGGCGGGGAATTGTTGATCGAGCCGGAAAACCAGGGTGAATTCGTTTTGAAGGTGTGGTTGCCGTGGGGAACGTAG
- a CDS encoding sensor histidine kinase has protein sequence MVLRVLRVGLHVGFAALLGVGLIRVLLSEPSMARRITAIALTALLAGLYLAGTIQEKRHSAGRAPSTVRWAKWWLAGVVVLWLVLLYLHADYSWLAFPLFFLHLHILGHRHSLFAVAMLTAAVVAAGWYHSGSLALPQVLGPVVGAIFAVIMGMAYRALYTEGVNQRLALDELRATRAALAEEQHRAGTLAERTRLAREIHDTLAQGLSSIVLVSRSASAALAAGDTQAAAERLETIGATASENLAEARDFVADLSSAGDGARSLAGRLRRLCASTERTAMAAGRGFDVVFRQDGTATPLPAEVAAALWRAAQSGLANVAAHAHASRAVLSLGYLPDAVTLDIFDDGDGMDTGEIPAKPRADGTGYGLAGLRERLGLLGGSLEIESAPGEGTVLAVRIPLTTAESSL, from the coding sequence ATGGTGCTGCGCGTCCTGCGCGTGGGGCTGCACGTTGGTTTCGCCGCGCTGCTGGGCGTCGGACTCATCCGAGTGCTGCTCTCCGAACCGAGCATGGCCCGGCGGATCACGGCGATCGCCTTGACCGCTCTGCTTGCCGGCCTCTACCTGGCCGGAACCATCCAGGAGAAGCGGCATTCCGCCGGACGTGCACCGAGCACCGTGCGCTGGGCCAAGTGGTGGCTGGCCGGGGTCGTGGTGCTGTGGCTGGTGCTGCTCTACCTGCACGCCGACTATTCCTGGTTGGCGTTCCCGCTCTTCTTCCTGCACCTGCACATCCTGGGACACCGGCACTCGCTCTTTGCCGTCGCGATGCTGACGGCCGCGGTCGTTGCCGCCGGCTGGTACCACTCCGGATCGCTCGCGCTGCCCCAGGTCCTGGGCCCGGTGGTCGGGGCGATCTTCGCGGTCATCATGGGCATGGCCTACCGGGCGCTGTACACCGAGGGCGTTAACCAGCGACTGGCCCTGGACGAACTGCGCGCCACCCGGGCGGCGCTCGCCGAGGAACAGCACCGTGCCGGGACCCTGGCCGAGCGCACCCGGCTGGCCCGCGAAATCCACGACACCCTGGCCCAGGGGCTCTCCAGCATCGTCTTGGTCTCCCGCTCCGCCTCCGCGGCCCTGGCCGCGGGGGACACGCAGGCAGCGGCCGAACGGCTCGAGACCATCGGGGCCACGGCCTCCGAGAACCTGGCCGAGGCGCGCGATTTCGTCGCCGACCTGTCCTCGGCCGGAGACGGAGCACGCTCCCTGGCCGGGCGGTTGCGCAGGCTCTGCGCCTCCACCGAACGCACCGCTATGGCCGCCGGCCGCGGATTCGACGTGGTCTTCCGGCAGGACGGAACCGCGACCCCGTTGCCGGCGGAGGTTGCCGCCGCGCTCTGGCGTGCGGCCCAGTCCGGTTTGGCCAACGTCGCCGCCCACGCCCACGCCTCCCGCGCGGTCTTGAGCCTGGGCTACCTGCCCGACGCCGTCACCCTGGACATCTTCGACGACGGGGACGGCATGGACACCGGAGAGATCCCGGCCAAGCCGCGCGCCGACGGCACCGGGTACGGCCTGGCCGGCCTGCGAGAGCGCCTGGGCCTGCTCGGCGGATCCCTGGAGATCGAATCCGCACCCGGGGAGGGGACGGTATTGGCCGTCCGCATCCCGCTGACCACCGCAGAAAGCAGCTTGTGA
- a CDS encoding response regulator codes for MPNLKIMLVDDHPVVRAGLRAVLTEQGGLSVLAEAGDGAAALAQLERLKTLGQHVDVVLMDLQMDGMDGVTATAKIRAQGGPPVLILTTYDSDADIRAALDAGAAGYLLKDAPLPDVLAAVEAAAAGEQVLSADIAARITPEARANSTDLSPRELELLQLLARGQSNKEIAGELFISQSTVKTHLIHIYDKLGVDNRTAAIDRARGSRLIR; via the coding sequence ATGCCCAACCTGAAGATCATGCTCGTCGATGACCACCCCGTGGTGCGCGCGGGCCTGCGCGCGGTCCTCACCGAGCAGGGCGGGTTGTCGGTGCTGGCCGAGGCCGGTGACGGAGCTGCCGCCCTGGCACAGCTCGAACGACTGAAGACCCTTGGCCAGCACGTGGATGTGGTGCTCATGGACCTGCAGATGGACGGCATGGACGGGGTCACGGCCACCGCGAAGATCCGCGCCCAAGGGGGGCCGCCGGTGTTGATCCTGACCACCTACGACTCGGACGCGGACATCCGGGCGGCGCTGGATGCCGGGGCTGCGGGTTACCTGCTCAAGGATGCCCCGCTGCCCGACGTGCTGGCGGCGGTCGAAGCAGCGGCGGCCGGGGAACAGGTCCTCTCGGCGGACATTGCCGCGCGCATCACCCCCGAAGCACGTGCCAACTCCACCGACCTGAGCCCGCGCGAACTCGAGCTGCTGCAGCTGCTGGCCCGCGGGCAAAGCAACAAGGAGATCGCCGGCGAACTGTTCATCTCCCAATCCACGGTCAAGACGCACCTGATCCACATCTACGACAAGCTCGGGGTCGACAACCGCACCGCTGCCATCGACAGGGCCCGGGGCAGCCGCCTGATCCGCTAG
- a CDS encoding ABC transporter ATP-binding protein, whose protein sequence is MITAEALTKNYGTKRAVDGVTFTVQPGKVTGFLGPNGAGKSTTMRMIVGLDRPSFGNVTVNGRRYAEHAAPLREVGALLEAKSVHRSRSARTHLRALAATHSIPNTRVDEVIELTGLGAVATKKVGGFSLGMGQRLGIAVALLGDPQTLILDEPVNGLDPEGVLWVRNLARHQASQGKTVFISSHLMSEMALTADHLIVIGRGRIIADAPIDAVIGGSNVPTCMVKTDSAEDLMNALAAENVQLTRMDAQTIQVAGLDGRAIAARALDRQILLYELTPVKQSLEEAYMALTQDEVEYRSHAGADMDAAISGKQAQR, encoded by the coding sequence ATGATCACAGCAGAGGCACTGACCAAGAACTACGGCACCAAGCGTGCGGTTGACGGGGTTACCTTTACCGTCCAGCCGGGCAAGGTCACAGGCTTCCTCGGCCCGAACGGCGCGGGAAAATCCACGACAATGCGCATGATCGTCGGCCTTGACCGGCCATCGTTCGGCAACGTGACGGTCAACGGCCGCAGGTACGCCGAACACGCTGCACCGTTGCGCGAGGTCGGCGCCCTGCTGGAAGCCAAATCAGTGCACCGCTCGCGCAGCGCACGCACCCACCTGCGGGCCCTGGCGGCTACCCACTCGATCCCCAACACCAGGGTCGACGAGGTCATCGAACTCACCGGACTGGGTGCCGTCGCGACCAAGAAGGTCGGCGGCTTCTCCTTGGGCATGGGCCAGCGCCTGGGCATCGCGGTCGCACTGCTGGGGGACCCGCAAACCCTGATCCTCGACGAACCGGTCAACGGCCTGGACCCCGAGGGCGTGCTGTGGGTCCGCAACCTCGCCCGCCACCAGGCATCCCAGGGCAAGACGGTGTTCATCTCCTCGCACCTGATGAGCGAAATGGCCCTGACCGCCGACCACCTGATCGTCATCGGGCGCGGGCGCATCATTGCCGACGCCCCCATCGACGCGGTCATCGGCGGGAGCAACGTGCCCACCTGCATGGTCAAGACCGACTCGGCCGAAGACCTGATGAACGCGCTGGCCGCCGAAAACGTGCAATTGACCCGGATGGATGCGCAAACCATCCAGGTCGCCGGCCTCGATGGCCGCGCGATTGCGGCCCGCGCCCTGGACAGGCAGATCCTGCTCTACGAGCTGACACCCGTGAAGCAGTCCCTCGAAGAGGCCTACATGGCACTGACCCAGGACGAGGTCGAATACCGCTCCCACGCCGGCGCCGACATGGATGCCGCGATTTCCGGAAAGCAGGCCCAGCGATGA
- a CDS encoding LLM class flavin-dependent oxidoreductase — protein MRNEMPSMTQARPSGNAPFALSVLDNALTGVGQTAQQTFAEIISLAQLAEKRGFERFWMSEHHAMPGAITSSPQLMVARLTGETRRIRLGAGGVMLPNHAPLVIAEQFGMLESLAPGRIDLGLGRAPGTDGQTAAALRRRHNANDDFPQQVLELLGFINDDFPQGHPYHDVHAVPGPWLAEQNRVPRPETNPEVWILGSSPYSAQLAGQLGRPYAFALQFGSADVATAMRLYRENFRPSELLDQPYSLVSVGAIADNDPAEAHRQSTSTAMAMMRMFQRKPFAMLPPDEVAAYPADTHERAILDEWTDRTLHGNAARVADGLESIHRQTGVNEVMLVVGGHSRRAQSRTVELIADHYGLPSIQEGLPGSTPAAGPQPAGR, from the coding sequence ATGAGAAACGAGATGCCATCCATGACCCAGGCACGTCCTTCGGGCAATGCACCCTTCGCTCTTTCGGTGCTCGACAACGCCCTCACCGGAGTGGGGCAGACGGCACAGCAAACGTTCGCGGAGATCATCTCGCTGGCTCAATTAGCGGAGAAACGGGGCTTTGAACGCTTCTGGATGTCCGAGCACCACGCCATGCCCGGTGCCATTACGTCTTCGCCCCAGCTGATGGTGGCGCGCCTGACCGGCGAGACCAGGCGCATCCGCCTCGGTGCCGGCGGCGTGATGCTGCCCAACCACGCGCCGCTGGTGATCGCCGAACAGTTCGGCATGCTCGAGTCGCTCGCCCCGGGGCGCATCGACCTTGGGCTCGGCCGCGCTCCGGGAACCGATGGGCAGACGGCAGCAGCGCTGCGGCGGCGCCACAACGCGAACGACGACTTTCCCCAGCAGGTGCTGGAACTGCTCGGGTTCATCAACGACGACTTCCCGCAGGGCCACCCGTACCACGACGTCCACGCCGTGCCCGGTCCCTGGCTCGCGGAGCAGAACCGGGTCCCCCGGCCCGAGACGAATCCCGAGGTCTGGATCCTGGGCTCCTCCCCGTACTCGGCGCAGCTGGCGGGCCAGCTGGGCCGCCCCTACGCCTTCGCCCTGCAGTTCGGCAGCGCCGACGTCGCCACTGCCATGCGGCTGTACCGCGAGAACTTCCGGCCCTCGGAGCTGCTGGACCAGCCCTACAGCCTGGTCAGCGTGGGCGCGATCGCCGACAACGACCCGGCCGAGGCACACCGCCAGTCGACGTCCACGGCGATGGCGATGATGCGCATGTTCCAGCGCAAGCCCTTTGCCATGCTGCCCCCGGACGAGGTCGCCGCCTACCCGGCCGACACGCACGAGCGCGCAATCCTCGACGAATGGACCGACCGCACGCTGCACGGCAACGCCGCCCGGGTCGCCGACGGCCTGGAATCGATCCACCGGCAGACAGGTGTCAACGAGGTGATGCTCGTGGTCGGCGGCCATTCACGCCGCGCCCAGTCCCGGACCGTGGAGCTGATAGCCGACCACTACGGACTCCCCTCGATTCAGGAAGGCCTGCCCGGGAGCACGCCTGCGGCCGGCCCGCAGCCCGCAGGCCGTTAG